The Celeribacter marinus genome window below encodes:
- a CDS encoding TrgA family protein, translating to MPTASKLVAALWFALLGWFAAELAKGHMPEGTQFGWFSYMTGVIGFVVGWRFLGKRAGDTMRAAYGYGFTASILLVFWALLYFSGEEMIHRALDTRYRGPMHALAGMVDLFKDHALSVVIRFDVAITLVVGGLFGGWLTEQTARRWS from the coding sequence ATGCCCACAGCGTCTAAACTCGTCGCCGCACTTTGGTTCGCCCTGCTCGGGTGGTTTGCCGCCGAACTGGCCAAAGGGCATATGCCCGAGGGCACGCAGTTCGGTTGGTTTTCGTACATGACGGGCGTGATCGGCTTTGTCGTGGGGTGGCGGTTCTTGGGCAAACGTGCGGGCGACACCATGCGCGCGGCCTACGGCTACGGGTTCACGGCAAGCATATTGTTGGTGTTTTGGGCATTGCTGTACTTTTCGGGCGAGGAAATGATTCACCGCGCTTTGGACACGCGGTATCGCGGCCCGATGCATGCGCTGGCGGGCATGGTCGATCTGTTCAAAGATCATGCGCTGAGCGTTGTGATCCGGTTCGATGTGGCCATTACCCTCGTCGTGGGCGGGCTGTTTGGCGGATGGTTGACAGAACAAACGGCGCGGCGGTGGTCATGA
- a CDS encoding SAM-dependent methyltransferase, giving the protein MLDDHADKNPKPEVLTSTQGQENLPRYFTNVFDVAKDMARGQLDFVLPDGRVFRAAGKAAGPHAELHVQSDDVFARLIREGDLGFCEDYLDGGWTTPDLMALMDLVHADNDDLYDGFPGMAFVRAYERMRHWMNNNSKKQARKNISYHYDLGNDFYGLWLDETMTYSSAKYEGEGQSLAQAQTAKYRSMVDEMGVSAGDHVLEIGCGWGGFAEYAAGERGLHVTGLTISQEQYDYATARIAKAGLSDRVTFKLQDYRDETAQYDGIASIEMFEAVGEKYWPTYFETVKACLKPDACATLQIITVQDRRFEIYRKNVDFIQKYIFPGGMLPSPTALRAQIAKAGLTFKNSVEFGESYSKTLRLWFDDFNAQWDKIEAMGFDDRFQRMWNFYLTSCAATFHSGNCDVTQITMTRPRGELS; this is encoded by the coding sequence ATGCTCGACGATCACGCAGACAAAAATCCGAAACCCGAGGTTTTGACTTCGACGCAGGGCCAAGAGAACCTGCCGCGCTATTTTACAAACGTCTTTGACGTGGCCAAGGATATGGCGCGTGGACAGCTTGATTTTGTGCTCCCCGATGGGCGCGTGTTTCGCGCAGCCGGTAAGGCGGCAGGACCGCACGCCGAATTGCATGTGCAGTCCGATGATGTGTTCGCACGCCTGATCCGCGAGGGCGATTTGGGCTTTTGCGAGGACTACCTCGATGGCGGATGGACGACCCCCGATTTGATGGCGCTGATGGATTTGGTGCATGCCGACAATGACGATCTATATGACGGATTTCCCGGCATGGCCTTTGTGCGCGCCTATGAGCGGATGCGGCATTGGATGAACAACAACTCCAAAAAGCAAGCCCGCAAAAACATCTCCTATCACTATGATTTAGGGAATGATTTTTATGGCCTGTGGCTTGATGAGACCATGACCTATTCGTCCGCAAAATATGAGGGTGAGGGCCAATCTCTGGCACAGGCGCAGACAGCCAAATACCGCTCGATGGTCGACGAAATGGGCGTGTCTGCAGGCGATCACGTGCTCGAAATCGGTTGTGGCTGGGGCGGCTTTGCCGAATACGCGGCGGGCGAGCGCGGATTGCACGTCACCGGCCTGACAATTTCCCAAGAGCAATATGATTACGCAACAGCGCGGATTGCAAAGGCGGGTCTGTCCGACCGTGTCACGTTCAAACTGCAAGACTACCGTGACGAGACCGCGCAATATGACGGCATCGCCTCGATCGAGATGTTCGAAGCTGTGGGCGAAAAATACTGGCCGACATATTTTGAAACGGTCAAAGCCTGTCTCAAACCAGATGCCTGCGCCACCTTGCAGATCATCACCGTTCAGGATCGACGCTTTGAAATCTACCGCAAGAACGTTGATTTCATTCAAAAATACATCTTTCCGGGTGGCATGTTGCCGTCTCCCACGGCGCTGCGCGCCCAGATCGCCAAGGCGGGTCTGACGTTCAAAAACAGTGTGGAGTTTGGCGAAAGTTATTCCAAAACACTACGTCTGTGGTTTGATGATTTTAACGCGCAATGGGACAAGATCGAAGCCATGGGATTTGATGACAGGTTCCAACGCATGTGGAACTTTTACCTGACATCTTGTGCGGCAACGTTTCATTCGGGCAACTGCGATGTAACCCAGATTACCATGACGCGTCCGCGCGGCGAACTGTCTTAA
- a CDS encoding cryptochrome/photolyase family protein, translated as MTAIWWIRRDFRLCDNPALVAAALAGDVLPVFIRDETVDALGAAPKWRMGLGLAHLMERIEATGGRVVLRAGDARVIIPALAREVGATCVHWARLYDKDAIARDTEVKSTLKSMGIDAHSHGGHLLFEPWTVATKTGGYYKVYSPFWRAVKETDIAPCLSAPKVRWAEAPQSDALADWALGAQMRRGAAIVEPHCHVGEAAAMARLETFVAAHADVYQERRDFPSEPVCSGLSENLTYGEISPRTIWHAGMGALKAGARGAEHFLKEVTWREFAYHLLYNEPELAHKNHREGWDTFAWSEDADSADVTAWKQGRTGIRFVDAAMREMYVTGTMHNRARMIVASYLTKHLMVHWRVGRAWFEACLIDWDPAANAMGWQWVAGCGPDASPYFRIFNPDGQLEKFDKEGVYVRRWIAEGQRAPSSTALSYFEAVPKAWGVSAQGLYPKPIIDLKVGRERALAAYSERNA; from the coding sequence GTGACAGCTATCTGGTGGATCCGCCGAGATTTTCGACTTTGTGACAACCCGGCCTTGGTCGCTGCCGCTCTTGCGGGCGATGTCTTACCCGTGTTCATTCGCGATGAGACGGTGGACGCGCTCGGGGCCGCGCCCAAATGGCGGATGGGGCTCGGCCTTGCCCACTTGATGGAGAGGATCGAGGCTACCGGCGGGCGTGTTGTGTTGCGCGCGGGCGATGCGCGGGTGATCATTCCGGCGCTGGCGCGCGAGGTCGGCGCCACCTGTGTGCATTGGGCGCGCTTGTATGACAAAGACGCAATCGCGCGCGACACGGAGGTGAAATCCACGCTTAAATCTATGGGGATCGACGCCCATAGCCACGGCGGTCATTTGCTGTTTGAACCGTGGACTGTGGCCACAAAAACGGGTGGCTATTACAAGGTGTATTCACCATTTTGGCGGGCGGTCAAAGAGACGGATATCGCCCCATGCCTCAGTGCGCCAAAGGTCCGCTGGGCTGAGGCCCCCCAGAGTGACGCGTTGGCCGATTGGGCGCTTGGCGCGCAGATGCGGCGTGGCGCGGCGATTGTCGAGCCGCATTGTCACGTGGGTGAGGCGGCGGCTATGGCCCGCCTAGAGACTTTTGTCGCCGCTCATGCGGATGTGTATCAGGAACGGCGCGACTTCCCGTCTGAGCCTGTGTGTTCTGGCCTGTCTGAAAACCTCACATACGGCGAAATATCACCGCGCACGATCTGGCATGCGGGGATGGGCGCGCTCAAGGCGGGCGCGCGCGGAGCCGAGCATTTTCTAAAAGAAGTGACATGGCGCGAATTTGCCTACCACCTTTTGTACAACGAGCCTGAGTTAGCCCATAAAAACCACCGCGAGGGGTGGGACACATTTGCGTGGAGCGAGGACGCGGATAGCGCCGATGTGACCGCGTGGAAACAGGGGCGCACAGGCATCCGGTTTGTGGATGCAGCGATGCGCGAGATGTATGTCACAGGCACCATGCACAACCGCGCGCGCATGATTGTGGCGTCTTATCTGACCAAACACCTGATGGTGCATTGGCGCGTGGGGCGCGCGTGGTTCGAGGCCTGTTTGATTGATTGGGATCCGGCGGCCAATGCCATGGGGTGGCAATGGGTGGCGGGCTGCGGTCCCGATGCCTCCCCGTATTTTCGCATTTTCAACCCTGACGGACAGCTCGAGAAATTCGACAAAGAGGGTGTGTATGTGCGCAGATGGATTGCAGAAGGTCAGCGCGCGCCCAGTTCCACCGCGCTCTCGTATTTCGAGGCTGTGCCAAAGGCGTGGGGCGTGTCAGCGCAAGGCCTCTACCCCAAGCCGATCATTGACCTTAAAGTGGGGCGCGAACGCGCTCTGGCGGCCTATTCGGAGCGCAATGCGTGA
- a CDS encoding ABCB family ABC transporter ATP-binding protein/permease, with product MRGRPSLTSTTGPADGMSVIRRVIPYFWPKDDRAVRVRVVIALTLLAVAKMITAVTPLIYGWTVDKLAGEGDSAAWYMALGAIGLTVGYGGARITSNGFQQLRNVVFAPVSNAALRALALETFNHIHALSMRYHITRKTGGLSRIMERGVKGVAFLLQFLVFSIGPLVLELVMVLIIVGAQLGWPYMIILLFTFVGYIVFTLKVTEWRVKIRKEMNDLDTDANQKAIDSLLNFETVKYFVAESREAARYDVAMAGYEKASIKTENSLAFLNFGQSFIITCGLIGSMVLAAFGVQNGTITVGDFVMVNAFVIQITMPLNFLGSMYRNIRQALVDMEEMFTLLHQPAEIKDKDGAKPLDVGGGAVQLDAVTFGYDPAREILHGVSIDVPAGKTLAIVGPSGSGKSTIGRLLFRFYDVTGGALKIDGQDVRDVTQESLHRAIGVVPQDTVLFNDTIRYNIAYGRGDATFDDVVSAAKKARIHEFVSSLPEGYETQVGERGLKLSGGEKQRVGIARTLLKNPPVLLLDEATSALDTQTERDILDALKEAGKGRTVITIAHRLSTVADADEILVLEAGNVVERGTHEDLLSRHGKYSAMWAAQAEDRDQVA from the coding sequence ATGCGCGGACGCCCAAGTTTGACCTCGACCACCGGCCCCGCAGATGGCATGTCCGTTATCCGCCGCGTCATTCCGTACTTTTGGCCCAAAGATGACCGCGCTGTTCGGGTTCGTGTTGTCATCGCGCTGACCCTTTTGGCCGTGGCCAAGATGATTACAGCCGTAACACCGCTCATTTATGGCTGGACGGTCGATAAACTGGCGGGTGAGGGCGATAGTGCGGCGTGGTACATGGCACTTGGCGCGATTGGTCTCACGGTGGGATACGGCGGCGCGCGGATCACCTCGAACGGCTTTCAACAATTGCGCAATGTGGTGTTTGCGCCTGTGTCCAACGCAGCGCTGCGTGCGCTTGCCCTTGAAACGTTTAACCATATCCATGCGTTGTCGATGCGCTACCACATCACGCGCAAAACCGGCGGGTTGAGCCGGATCATGGAGCGCGGCGTCAAAGGCGTGGCCTTCTTGCTGCAATTCCTTGTGTTTTCCATCGGGCCATTGGTGTTGGAACTGGTGATGGTCTTGATCATCGTTGGGGCTCAACTCGGTTGGCCGTATATGATCATCTTGTTGTTCACCTTTGTGGGCTACATCGTGTTCACCCTGAAAGTCACCGAATGGCGTGTGAAAATCCGCAAGGAAATGAACGATTTGGACACGGACGCCAATCAAAAGGCGATCGACAGTCTGTTGAACTTTGAAACGGTGAAATATTTCGTGGCCGAAAGCCGTGAGGCGGCGCGCTATGACGTGGCGATGGCGGGCTATGAAAAGGCCTCGATCAAGACCGAAAACTCCCTCGCGTTTCTCAACTTTGGCCAGTCGTTTATCATCACCTGTGGCCTGATCGGGTCAATGGTTCTTGCCGCATTTGGAGTACAAAACGGCACCATTACGGTTGGCGATTTCGTCATGGTCAACGCCTTTGTCATTCAAATCACCATGCCGCTCAATTTCCTCGGCTCGATGTACCGCAACATCCGTCAGGCGCTTGTCGATATGGAGGAGATGTTCACGCTCTTGCATCAACCCGCTGAAATCAAAGATAAAGACGGCGCAAAGCCTCTAGATGTCGGCGGTGGTGCGGTTCAGTTGGATGCGGTCACGTTTGGCTATGATCCGGCGCGCGAGATTTTGCATGGGGTGTCGATTGATGTGCCTGCGGGCAAAACGCTTGCCATTGTTGGCCCCTCGGGGTCGGGAAAATCCACCATCGGGCGGCTGTTGTTCCGGTTCTATGATGTCACAGGCGGCGCGTTGAAAATCGACGGTCAGGACGTGCGCGATGTGACGCAAGAGAGCCTGCACCGTGCGATTGGGGTCGTGCCCCAAGACACCGTGCTGTTCAACGACACAATCCGCTATAACATCGCCTACGGGCGCGGTGATGCGACATTTGACGATGTGGTCAGTGCCGCCAAAAAGGCGCGGATTCACGAGTTTGTCAGCAGCTTACCCGAGGGCTATGAAACCCAAGTGGGCGAGCGTGGCCTCAAACTGTCTGGCGGCGAAAAACAGCGGGTCGGCATTGCACGAACCTTGCTGAAAAATCCGCCCGTCTTGTTGTTGGACGAGGCAACATCCGCCTTGGACACCCAAACCGAGCGCGACATTCTGGATGCGCTCAAAGAAGCGGGCAAAGGGCGCACCGTGATCACCATTGCGCACCGCCTGTCCACCGTGGCCGACGCCGACGAGATTTTGGTGTTGGAGGCGGGGAACGTGGTGGAGCGCGGCACGCATGAGGATTTGTTGAGCCGCCATGGCAAATATTCCGCCATGTGGGCGGCCCAAGCCGAAGACCGCGATCAGGTCGCCTAA
- a CDS encoding LysM peptidoglycan-binding domain-containing protein translates to MSDKSAFQRAAPVAAASVIAIIAAIGVGLWVAAPEAEAPAGGDQARVDQAALAQGEQADAVGDVATAAVAAKAPVSSGDATGQEVTPDAPDMAQNDVARQTPAPTEQTPADLAQTPEVVTQTPLSDQGDDDQTRDESAEDDMQAASAAAPVTDDVDAAVVDNTTPAASQSAVNDLSVSAASVSLDIVRIPPEGITTVAGHAPANTDVVIYVDGVEVSRATTNTRGEFVALFDLMPSDGVRELTVGLVDGDQIVFSDESIVVAPVIAPAPVEATPVDLAQDQDATPSVDTSEAQASPVTAMRDVEAETSVAQAKPQPTVLKASDEGVQVLQQAGTDATSVRVDALTYDPQGRVFASGRAPSEAQIRLYLNNALAAEAVAGADGQWRVELKDVAAGVYTLRADHVGQDGVVITRAETPFKREDVAILAQIASQAERDGEAVAAQQNAADEPQVEPSEAQRAEQVTDAPTDAQDAALQSPRARIGSVTVQPGNTLWGIASDRYGDGFLYARVFDANKTQIRDPDLIYPGQVFVLPK, encoded by the coding sequence ATGTCAGATAAAAGTGCATTTCAGCGCGCAGCACCCGTTGCGGCGGCGTCAGTCATCGCGATCATTGCAGCGATTGGTGTAGGGCTGTGGGTGGCAGCCCCCGAGGCGGAGGCACCCGCGGGAGGGGATCAAGCGCGTGTGGATCAGGCCGCGTTGGCGCAAGGCGAGCAAGCGGATGCTGTCGGAGATGTCGCCACGGCTGCAGTCGCTGCAAAGGCACCGGTTTCGAGTGGTGACGCCACAGGCCAAGAGGTGACCCCCGATGCGCCGGATATGGCCCAAAACGATGTAGCACGACAAACGCCCGCGCCCACAGAGCAAACGCCCGCTGATTTGGCGCAAACGCCCGAAGTCGTGACGCAGACGCCCCTATCAGATCAAGGTGACGATGATCAAACACGTGATGAGAGCGCCGAAGACGATATGCAAGCCGCGTCTGCCGCCGCTCCCGTGACCGACGATGTAGACGCGGCTGTTGTCGATAATACGACCCCTGCCGCATCTCAGTCAGCTGTCAATGATCTGTCGGTCAGTGCTGCCTCTGTCTCGCTTGATATCGTGCGTATTCCGCCTGAGGGGATCACAACTGTTGCCGGACACGCCCCTGCAAACACCGATGTAGTGATCTATGTTGATGGCGTAGAGGTGTCGCGCGCCACCACCAATACGCGCGGTGAGTTTGTGGCTTTGTTCGATCTCATGCCCTCGGACGGGGTACGTGAGCTGACGGTTGGTCTTGTGGATGGGGATCAGATCGTGTTTTCGGATGAAAGCATTGTTGTGGCCCCTGTGATCGCGCCGGCGCCAGTCGAGGCAACCCCAGTCGATCTTGCACAAGACCAAGACGCCACACCATCCGTTGATACGTCCGAAGCACAAGCGTCACCCGTGACAGCCATGCGTGATGTGGAGGCGGAGACGTCTGTGGCTCAAGCCAAACCGCAACCCACTGTTCTCAAGGCCAGTGATGAGGGCGTGCAGGTGCTACAACAGGCGGGGACAGACGCAACATCCGTGCGCGTCGATGCATTGACCTATGATCCTCAGGGCCGTGTGTTCGCCTCGGGGCGCGCACCGTCTGAGGCGCAAATCCGGCTCTATCTCAACAACGCATTGGCCGCCGAAGCCGTGGCGGGCGCGGACGGTCAATGGCGTGTCGAGCTCAAAGATGTCGCCGCGGGCGTTTACACCCTGCGCGCCGATCACGTTGGCCAAGACGGGGTAGTGATCACCCGCGCCGAAACACCGTTCAAACGCGAGGACGTGGCAATCTTGGCCCAAATCGCGTCTCAAGCGGAGCGCGATGGCGAAGCGGTTGCAGCACAGCAAAACGCGGCGGATGAGCCGCAGGTCGAGCCATCTGAGGCGCAACGAGCAGAGCAGGTGACAGATGCGCCCACGGACGCCCAAGATGCAGCGCTGCAATCGCCGCGCGCCCGTATTGGCTCTGTCACTGTGCAGCCGGGCAATACGCTGTGGGGGATTGCCTCCGATCGCTATGGGGACGGATTTCTGTATGCGCGGGTGTTTGACGCGAATAAAACCCAAATCCGCGATCCTGATCTGATTTACCCCGGACAGGTGTTCGTCTTACCAAAGTAG
- a CDS encoding TIGR00730 family Rossman fold protein, which translates to MSQSAQSLLSVCVYCGAREGGKPAYMAAATDLGRVIADEGWRLVYGAGDVGLMGAVARATQAAGGDTFGVIPVHLMNMEVGKRDLTSFVVTENMHERKKVMFMNSDAIVVLPGGAGSLDEFFEVLTWKQIGLHDKPIFLLSIDDYWAPLNALIEHIIAQGFAADTTTQLYKTISSIEALTEALRAIRT; encoded by the coding sequence ATGTCGCAATCTGCCCAATCTCTCCTATCCGTCTGTGTTTATTGTGGGGCGCGTGAGGGGGGCAAACCCGCTTATATGGCGGCGGCCACCGATCTGGGGCGCGTGATTGCGGATGAGGGATGGCGATTGGTGTACGGCGCGGGCGATGTCGGCCTTATGGGCGCGGTGGCACGCGCCACACAGGCCGCAGGGGGCGATACCTTTGGCGTGATCCCAGTGCACCTGATGAATATGGAGGTCGGCAAGCGCGATCTGACCTCCTTTGTGGTTACCGAGAACATGCATGAACGCAAGAAAGTCATGTTCATGAACTCTGACGCGATTGTGGTTTTGCCCGGCGGTGCGGGATCGCTCGACGAGTTTTTCGAGGTGCTGACGTGGAAGCAAATCGGACTGCATGACAAGCCGATCTTTTTGCTCTCAATCGATGACTATTGGGCGCCACTCAACGCCCTCATTGAGCATATCATTGCGCAGGGGTTCGCCGCCGACACAACCACACAGCTCTACAAAACAATATCGTCGATCGAGGCATTGACCGAGGCCTTGCGCGCCATACGGACCTGA
- the rarD gene encoding EamA family transporter RarD — translation MSDSRIGLLAILGTYTIWGLSALYYAQLSHVPPLEVLAHRTVWSFLAFFAVILVQGRLRDLLGVLHPRTGWSGLYRIIPAAVFVSINWFLFVYAIQIDKTLEASLAYYISPLLAAAVGWVVFKERLSGLQWPAMGLALCAVVILTVGLGAAPWMALAMSSTFVAYSVFKKGVEAGPTLAMAAETTLLMPVSLVYLIGAHFGVWGGDAVGGGAFGTNWHDTAFLAFSGIATGVPLLLFGVAAKRVTLSSLNIGHYYNATLQLTVAVLIFGQAITLPHMVALPLVWLAVSLFSLQALRRDRQVRMARKASVNASIDDIVL, via the coding sequence ATGTCCGACTCACGTATTGGCCTTTTGGCTATTCTTGGCACCTACACCATTTGGGGTCTTTCCGCGCTTTACTACGCGCAATTGTCCCATGTGCCACCACTCGAGGTACTGGCCCACCGCACGGTGTGGTCGTTTCTGGCGTTTTTCGCGGTGATCCTCGTCCAAGGACGCCTGCGCGACCTCTTGGGTGTGTTGCATCCGCGCACGGGGTGGAGTGGGCTATACCGGATCATTCCTGCGGCGGTTTTCGTGTCGATCAACTGGTTTTTGTTCGTCTACGCGATCCAGATTGATAAAACGCTTGAGGCGTCTTTGGCCTACTATATCTCGCCTCTTTTGGCCGCGGCCGTGGGGTGGGTCGTCTTCAAAGAGCGTCTTTCGGGGTTGCAGTGGCCCGCCATGGGGTTGGCGCTGTGTGCGGTCGTGATTTTGACGGTTGGGTTGGGGGCCGCGCCGTGGATGGCGCTTGCGATGTCGTCGACCTTTGTCGCCTATTCCGTGTTCAAAAAGGGGGTCGAGGCGGGGCCGACCTTGGCCATGGCCGCCGAGACCACGCTCCTCATGCCTGTGTCGCTCGTTTACCTGATTGGCGCCCATTTCGGGGTGTGGGGTGGTGATGCGGTGGGCGGCGGCGCGTTTGGAACGAATTGGCATGACACCGCGTTTCTCGCCTTTTCTGGCATTGCCACGGGCGTGCCGCTTTTGTTGTTCGGCGTTGCGGCCAAACGGGTGACACTGTCGTCGCTCAACATCGGACATTACTATAACGCCACCTTGCAACTGACTGTTGCTGTTTTGATTTTTGGTCAGGCGATCACGCTGCCACACATGGTGGCCTTGCCGCTTGTCTGGCTTGCTGTGTCGCTCTTTTCCCTACAGGCGCTACGCCGTGATCGTCAGGTCCGTATGGCGCGCAAGGCCTCGGTCAATGCCTCGATCGACGATATTGTTTTGTAG
- a CDS encoding superoxide dismutase — protein MAFALPDLPYAHDALANLGMSAETLEFHHDLHHNAYVTNGNAAIAGTEWDGKTLEEIIVGTYDKSSVAQNGIFNNISQLWNHNQFWEMMGPNGNAIPTELEKALVESFGSVDEFKSQFSAAGAGQFGSGWAWLVKDTDGALKVTKTENGVNPLCFGQTALLGCDVWEHSYYIDFRNKRPAYLTNFLEKLVDWDNVAGRL, from the coding sequence ATGGCATTCGCACTCCCCGATCTCCCTTACGCCCACGATGCTCTTGCCAATCTTGGCATGTCTGCCGAGACGCTCGAGTTTCACCACGACCTGCACCACAACGCCTATGTCACCAACGGCAACGCGGCAATTGCGGGCACCGAGTGGGATGGCAAGACCCTCGAAGAGATCATCGTTGGCACCTACGACAAATCTTCTGTCGCGCAAAACGGCATCTTCAACAACATCTCGCAGCTGTGGAACCACAACCAGTTTTGGGAAATGATGGGGCCAAACGGCAACGCAATCCCGACCGAACTCGAAAAAGCCCTCGTTGAGAGCTTTGGCTCCGTAGATGAGTTCAAATCCCAGTTCTCTGCCGCTGGCGCAGGCCAGTTCGGCTCCGGTTGGGCATGGCTCGTCAAAGACACAGATGGCGCGCTCAAAGTGACCAAGACCGAAAACGGCGTGAACCCGCTGTGCTTTGGTCAGACCGCGCTTTTGGGCTGTGACGTGTGGGAACACTCCTACTACATCGATTTTCGCAACAAACGCCCTGCGTATTTGACCAACTTCCTCGAAAAACTGGTCGATTGGGACAATGTTGCGGGCCGCCTCTAA
- a CDS encoding aldo/keto reductase, with amino-acid sequence MAQVSWGIIGPGAIAQNFADGVAQAPSARLRAIASRSGARRTAFGDLHAIADDMRFDDYAALCAAPDVDAIHITTPHPFHAELALMALRAGKHVSVEKPAGLNAAEVTVLVEAAAQENLFFMEAYMYLLHPQIARMIEILKSGEIGEITHIRASFGFNAPFDAASRLYDPALAGGGILDVGGYPVSAARLIAGIDEGAFANPVSVTGTGVVAQTGVDAVAYGLLKFANGITAEVACAVARNMDNTIHVSGTKGSLTLPDPWVPGRNAGPSDTTIQVTVAGETREEHLTHPEMLFKFEAEAASQAILAGQVELPYPGMSHLGSIGNTAVLDQWRGAVGYKTFAEKDGARRILARCIPSGLPTVPSVTVKDVPNLMSRLVMGCDNRDTLAQGAIVWDAWMDAGGNAFDTGFVYGGGLHEAVLGQWIKSRGVARDITVIAKGAHTPYCTPRAIEAQLDISLERLTLDHAPIYIMHRDNPDVPVGEFVEALARLKDKGKIGIWGGSNWSIERFGQAVAYANAHDLPAPRILNNNLSLAVMTKPVWDGCVTSNTPQTLEYLRENNVMHLSWSSQARGYFLPRALRDRLPEDTRPETCYGSPENAERRRRARELAATYGVSAHNIATAWVLGQSFPSFALIGPRSPGEIASTLPALDLELTQKEVAWLNLEA; translated from the coding sequence ATGGCGCAGGTATCTTGGGGTATCATTGGACCGGGAGCAATTGCCCAGAATTTCGCGGACGGGGTTGCGCAAGCTCCCTCGGCACGACTGCGCGCCATTGCAAGTCGAAGCGGCGCACGCCGCACCGCCTTTGGCGATTTGCACGCGATTGCCGATGACATGCGGTTCGACGACTACGCCGCCCTATGCGCCGCCCCCGATGTCGATGCCATCCACATCACCACACCGCATCCGTTTCACGCCGAACTCGCGCTCATGGCGTTGCGGGCGGGCAAACATGTCTCGGTTGAGAAACCGGCGGGGCTAAACGCCGCCGAAGTCACCGTTCTGGTCGAAGCCGCGGCCCAAGAAAACCTGTTTTTCATGGAAGCCTACATGTACCTTCTACATCCGCAAATTGCGCGGATGATCGAGATTTTGAAATCGGGTGAAATCGGAGAGATCACGCATATTCGTGCCAGTTTCGGATTCAATGCCCCGTTTGATGCGGCCTCGCGCCTGTATGATCCCGCCCTTGCGGGGGGTGGCATTCTGGATGTCGGCGGCTATCCCGTCTCGGCGGCGCGCCTGATTGCGGGGATTGACGAGGGGGCGTTTGCCAATCCGGTCTCGGTGACGGGAACGGGCGTTGTTGCCCAAACCGGCGTCGATGCCGTGGCCTACGGACTGTTGAAATTTGCCAATGGTATCACGGCCGAAGTCGCCTGTGCTGTGGCGCGCAACATGGACAATACCATTCATGTGAGCGGCACCAAAGGCAGTTTGACGCTGCCCGACCCGTGGGTTCCCGGTCGCAACGCAGGCCCGTCTGATACCACGATCCAAGTGACGGTGGCGGGCGAAACGCGCGAGGAGCATTTGACCCACCCCGAGATGCTTTTCAAATTCGAGGCAGAAGCCGCGAGCCAAGCCATTTTGGCCGGACAGGTTGAACTGCCCTACCCCGGAATGTCGCATTTGGGGTCGATCGGCAACACTGCCGTTCTGGATCAGTGGCGCGGCGCAGTCGGCTACAAAACCTTTGCCGAAAAGGACGGCGCGCGGCGCATTTTGGCACGGTGTATCCCAAGCGGTCTGCCGACAGTGCCCAGTGTGACCGTGAAAGATGTGCCCAACCTGATGTCGCGTCTCGTTATGGGATGCGATAACCGAGACACGCTTGCTCAGGGCGCAATCGTCTGGGACGCGTGGATGGACGCGGGGGGCAATGCCTTTGATACGGGGTTTGTGTACGGTGGCGGGCTGCATGAGGCTGTTTTGGGTCAATGGATCAAATCGCGTGGGGTCGCGCGCGACATCACGGTGATCGCCAAAGGCGCGCATACGCCTTATTGCACGCCGCGCGCGATTGAGGCGCAACTTGATATCTCGCTTGAACGCCTCACGCTAGATCATGCGCCGATCTACATTATGCACCGCGACAATCCCGATGTGCCTGTAGGCGAGTTTGTCGAGGCCTTGGCGCGTCTCAAGGATAAGGGAAAGATCGGCATTTGGGGCGGCTCGAACTGGTCAATAGAGCGCTTTGGCCAAGCCGTTGCCTATGCGAACGCCCATGATCTTCCGGCGCCGCGCATCCTCAACAACAACCTCTCGTTGGCGGTGATGACCAAGCCGGTTTGGGACGGCTGCGTGACATCTAACACGCCGCAAACGCTAGAATACTTGCGCGAAAACAATGTGATGCACCTAAGTTGGTCGTCACAAGCGCGCGGGTATTTCCTACCGCGCGCCCTGCGCGACCGGTTGCCCGAGGATACGCGCCCCGAAACCTGCTATGGCTCACCCGAGAATGCAGAACGGCGGCGGCGTGCACGCGAACTGGCGGCAACATATGGCGTTTCGGCGCATAACATCGCAACCGCATGGGTTTTGGGGCAAAGCTTTCCCTCCTTCGCCCTGATCGGTCCGCGCAGTCCGGGTGAAATTGCATCAACCCTCCCCGCGCTTGACCTTGAACTCACACAAAAAGAGGTGGCGTGGCTCAATCTCGAGGCGTGA